CCAGCGAATCCGCCATTAATTGGCCGCTTTGGTGGCTGGATGCATTCGTTGCGCTAAGCGCGATCGGCATGGGCGCGCTGCTGGTCGTGAGCACCTACATGCTCGTTGCCGATCTGGCGCGGGAGGAGCGCCGCGGCACCCTGGCGTTCGTTCGCCACAGCCCGCAATCGGCAACCACCGTGCTGGTGGGCAAGTTGCTGGGCGTTCCCGTGCTGCTTTATGTAGCAGTCCTTTTGGCCTTGCCGCTGCATTTGGGCGCGGGTATGGCCGCCCAACTGCCGCTGGGGCCGATTTTCGGGTTTTATGTTGCCTTGGCAGCCAGTTGCGCCTTTTTCTATAGCGCTGCCCTGTTGTGGGGCCTGGTGGGCGCGCGCTGGGGACACCTCCCCATCTGGCTGGGGAGCGGTGCCGTCTTGCTGTATTGGGGCACTGCAACCGCCAACCTCTTAGACCTGGACGCTGCCTCTGTTTTCCCGCTCGTCACTGCCACCCCACTCGATTGGTTGCAGCTGTTTTACCCCGGCTTTGCCCTCCCCTATGCCGTTAGCGAAGCGCCGCACTCGCTGGAGACCATCGGCTATCTCAACATCAAGGATTGGGCGCAGCTGCAGTGGTTCGGCCAGCTGTTCTGGCAAGCGCCAGCCCGCGGGATTGGCTTCATGCTGGCCAACTACGCCATCGGAACGGTGGCAATTTGGAGCGCGCTCAAGCGCCGCTTTGACACCCCCGAACGGCCGCTTGCGAGCAAGCCCCAGAGTTATGGCATCGTGGGTGCTTTTACGTTGGGCGCTTTGGGCTTTGCCGTCCAAATGCCCGGCCTCGAGTACCGCCCAGTGGCAAGTTTCGCCATGCTGTTCGGGCTGGAGTTGCTGCTGTTTCTGGGCCTCATTGCCGCGCTTACTCCCCACCGCCCCACTTTGCAGGCGTGGCTGCGCGCGCGCGCGAGCCGCACCCGGCGGCCGCTAGCTGTCGCTCTGCTGTGGGACGATGGCAGTCCGGCTGTGGGGGCGATCGCGCTCGGCTTGGCGATTGCGTCGGCGGCAATTGGGGGGTCGGCGCTGCTGTTGCCGCTGGAGGGCAGTCGCCCGGTGGTGCTGGTGGGCTGGTTTGTCACCGCCGGCACGATTTTGCTAGCCGCCACCTTGGTGCAGGGGCTGCTACTGCTGCGGACCCGGCAACGCAGCCGTTGGGCAACGGGCGCGATTGCGGCGCTGGTGGTGCTGCCGGTTGCGAGCCGAGTGGTGGGCGGACCAACTGCGCTGGCGCTACTGCTGTTTCCAATGCCTGCGATCGGAGCTGCGCCAACCATAACCGTTTTTTGGACCATCCTGGGGCAGTGGACGGCCATCGTGCTGTTGAATCTGGGAACGGTGCAGCAGCTAAAGCGCGCCGAGCGCTCGGAGTTTGCGGCCTTGCAAGCCGAGCGTAACGCCGCCTAGCCGCTACTTTTTCTTTTGCCGCTCCTTCAGCGTTTTTTCAAGCAACTGCGGCAGTTGCGAGGGTTGCTTGGCAACGGTGACCTGGGCGCGCTCCAGGGCAGCAACTTTCTGCTTGGCGGTGCTGGTTTCGGGAAGCGGCACCGACAGGCGGGCTGCCACAATCGCGGTGGCCTCGCCCGAGCGGCGATTGATTTTGACGCGCGCCCCTGGCACGTAGGCAAACACCGGTTTGGTCAGCTCGGCAGCGACGGCGGCGGCCGCTTCTTCATCGCCCGAGCCCGGCTGGCCCACCAGCACGATGGCTTTGGTGTCCGGATCCTGCTCCAGCACCGACAGCCAGTGCCGAAAGCTCGAGCCGTAGAGTGCATCCGTGCCCAAATTGAGCGCCAGCGATTGCCCCAAACTAGCCTGGCTCAGCTGGCGGGCGACCTCATTCGTTAGGCCGTTGGAGCGGCTTATGATGCCCACCGAGCCGGCCTGGTAGAACTGCGGGTCGCTGGTGCCCAACAGCGCCGAGTTGGGGCGGATGGTGCCGGCACTACCAGGGCCCAGCAGCAGCGTCTGGGTGGCTTCGGCCTTGCGAAACAACCGCACTAGATCCAGCGGCGGCACGCCGCCCGTCACCAGGACAATCTGGCGGATGCCGGCCGTGATCGCCTCTAGGGCCGCATCCAGGACCCAGTAGGGGTGGGCAAACACCAACGAGGTTTCGATGGGACCGACAGCCTCGATCGCCTGGGCGACCAGATCGAATACCGGAATTTCGGCTTGTTCCCCGCCGCCCCAACCGGGCTGGGTACCGGCCACAACGGGCGTACCGTAGGCCTGCATCTGAGCTGCATAGTGCGCGCCCAGCGGCTCGTTGATGCCCTGAATCAGCACCCGGGATTGCGGATCGAACGGTTGCGCACTCATCGCGATTTGGCCAGCGACGCTGCTTGCCGGATGGCTTCCTCCCCATCCGCCATCCAGTGCACGGGCAACTCGGCCAAACGCTCTTGGAACGGCCCCAGATCGCCGCCCACCAAGCGGATGACGTACTGGCAGTGCTCCGAGCTTGCCTCGGCATCCGCTGGGACTTGGAGCAGGTTGGCGATTGCCTCGCCTGCGGCCTCGCTCGCGGCTGGCCCGCAGGTGAGATTGACCAGAATGACCTCGACTTGAGGCGTTGCTGCTAGCTGCATCAGCGTCTGCTCCAGCTGCCGGATGGCAGCCGTCTCGGGCGGGAGGTTGCCGGGCACGCGATCGCCGACCAGCAAGCAGCAGGCCAACTTGCCCCGATGCAGGGCCAGCAAATCCCACGTCGCCAGGGCCAAGCCCCAATCGTTGGCGATCGCGCCGATATTGGCCCGAGCGCCGTCGCTCCAATCGAGATCGCGCGGCGGGGGTGGCTCGCCCTCGGCCGGAACGGCATCTGCCGCCTGCACCTGCTGCGGGGCTGCCAGCGAGCGCAAATCCGCGTGGCGGGCAATGGCGCTATCGTTGGCTTTTACCTTGCCATCCAGGGCCATGACTTCGCTGTCGGGGCCGATCCCCAGCGGGTTGATCTCGACGCTATTGAGATCTTTGTCCACCAGCAGCTGGTACATCTTTTCGATCACCGTGCTGATGGCCTGGATGCGATCGCCACTCAAGCCCATGCGGATGGCGAGGTGGCGCGCGTAAAACGGCGAAAAATCGTCATCGACCACCACGCTCTGCAGCTGCTCCACCACTGACTCGGGCCCCATGCCGCCCTGGACCGATCCCAACAGCACCAGACACTGGCGCTGGTAATCCAGCACCACCGCTAGCAAGAACTCTTGCTCGGCGTCGTAGCGGGCCTCGGCCAGCAGCACCTGGGGATACTCGCCCAAAATGGGCAAGTTAAAAATACTGCGCGCCGCGGCGATGGCATCGATGGTGTTTTCGACAAAGCGCACGCCACCGACCTGCCCGCGCCCGCCGGCGTGGACCTGCGACTTAAGGACCACCGGGTAGGGGATTTGCAGTCGCTTGAGGCTGCGGGGATCGTCGATGCGTTGCGAGGGCAGCACCGGGATACCCACTTCCCCAAATAGCTCCTTAGCTTGGTACTCCAGTAAATCCATGGGGAAGCGAGCGCTGGCAGGGGTTAGCGCGGGTCGATGAGCTGGGCGTTGCGGTTGAAAAACTGGCGGTAGACACCCTCAGCTACCAGCAGCGTAGCAACCGCACTGGCCGCCGCTTGCATTACCAATACTAACCCTTGATAGGCGGCGGCATTGAGCGGATCGATGCCGCCCAGTAGCTGGCCGGCCAGCAGGCCGGGCAGCGTTGCCAGCCCCACCACGCTCATTTGATTGAGCGCGGGTAGCATGCCCGCACGGACTGCTGCCTGGCGGTAGGGGGTGGCAGCTTGCCGCGGCGTTGCCCCCAAGCTCAGGTGCGTCTCAATGGCGGAGCGGCTGCGGCTCAGGGTGTCCACCAGGCGCTCGCCGGCAACAGTGGCGCTGCTGGCGGCATTGCCCACGGTCATGCCCGCCAATGGGATGAGGTACTGGGGTTCGTGCCAGCTGGGCGGTTGCCCGATCGCGACCAAGACGTAGCCGAGCGTCAGCGTGCTGCTGGCTAACAACGCGCCCCAGTTTAGGGGCAACAAACGCGGCAGCCGGCGCGAGATGCGATTGCGGGCGGCTAGCGCCGCAACGGTTATCATAACCGCCAGGGCGAGGGCGACCGCCCAGGGAGCATCCAATACAAAGACCGCGCCCAAGGCGTAGCCCAGCGCCGCCAACTGCAGGCAAGCGCGGCCGGTCGCCAGCACGATTTGCCCCTCCAGCTCCAGGCGCTGCCAGCTCGAGAGGGCCAAAGCCCCGCCCATGGGGACCAGGGCCAGTGCCAAATCGAGGGGCTCTAGGGTCAGCCAATCGGCCATCCGCCCGTTGCTCCGCTTCCACCGCAGCCAATCCTGTCATGACAACCGCCATCAACGCGACCGCCGTTCCGCTTGTGGACCTGCAGCGGCAGCACGCGCAGCTGGGCAATGCGCTGGAGGAAGCGGTTGCCGAGGTGTTGCACGCCGGTCGCTATGTCGGCGGCGAGGCCGTGGCGGGCTTTGAGCGCCAGCTGGCTGCCGAGCTGGGGGTCGCCGAGTGCGCTAGCTGCAACTCTGGCACGGATGCCCTCTATCTGGCGCTGCGCGCCTTGGGCATTGGCAGCGGGGACGAGGTCATCACCACACCGTTTACGTTTATTGCCACCGCCGAGGCGATCGCGGCTGCCGGCGCCACCCCCGTTTTTGTCGATATTGAGCCTGGCAGCTTCAACCTGGACCTCTCGCAGTTGGAAGCGGCGATTGGGCCGCGCACGCGCGTCGTGTTGCCCGTGCACTTGTTCGGCCAGCCCGTCAATATGACCCGGCTGCTGGCGATCGCGCGCGCGCACAGGCTCTACACCATCGAGGATTGCGCCCAAGCAGCAGGCGCGCAGTGGCAGGGGTACCCTGTCGGCAGCCTGGGGGATGTGGGCTGCTTTAGCTTTTTCCCCACCAAGAACTTGGGGGCCTGCGGCGATGGGGGCGCGATCACCACCAACGATCCGGCCCTGGCCGCGCGGTTCCGTCAGCTCGCCGACCACGGGCGCGAGCAAGGCTACTACCACACGCTGACTGGCACTAACAGTCGCCTGGATACCCTCCAGGCGGCCATCTTGCAGGTTAAGTTGCCCTACCTAGCGCGCTGGAACCAGCAGCGTCGCGAGCTGGCGGCCGGCTATCAGCGCGCGCTGCGCTCGCGCTCCGAGCTGGGATTGCCGCGCGAGCCAGCTGGCGGCCGCAGCGTCTGGAACCAGTACACCGTGCGCGTCCCCGGCAGCGATCGCCGCGATCGCCTGCGCCAGGCTTTGCACGAGCGTGGCATTGGCACTGCCGTTTACTATCCGCTGCCGCTGCACCGCCAGCCCGCCTACGCCCATTTGGGCTATCGGCCCGGGCAGCTGCCCGCAGCCGAGCGCGCGGCGCGCGAGGTGCTGTCGCTACCGTTGTTTCCCGGCCTGACGGCCCAAGAGCAGCAGCACGTCGCTGCTTGCCTGCACGCCAGCTGGCAGGCGCTGGCTGCTTAGGGCTCGCGCGCTTGCAAGTGGGGCGCGCTGCAGCCGGTTAGGGCTTCGGCCACATCGCGCACTGCCGCCACCATGGCGACTTCGCTATCGAGTTGGTTGATGGCCGAGCCTATTCCAACGCCCGAGGCGCCAGCCGCGATCGCCATGGGCGCTGTAACGCGCGACAGCCCTGAGGCGCACAAAACCGGCACTGAGACTGCCTGCGCGATGGTGTAGGTAGCAGCCAGCGTGGGCGCCGCTTTTTCGATCAAGCCCGTGGTGCCGCTGCGCTCGGGGGTGCTGCTGGTGCCGCCCTCGGTTTGGATTAGATCGGCGCCCTGGGCGACCAGTTGCTCGGCCAGTTGGGCTTGCTCGTCTAGCGCCAGGATGTGGGGCACCGTCACCGAGAGGGTGGCCTCGGGCAGGCGCTCGCGGGTCTGGCGCGTTAGGGCCAAAACGTCATCGGCCTCAAAGCGGTAGCCCTGGGCGTAGAAGCTGTCAAAATTGCCGATCTCGATGGCATCGGCCCCGGCCTCGACGGCGCGCTCGAGCGCTGCTGCTTCAACGGCTGAGGCGCAAACGGGCAAGTTGGTGAGCTTGCGCGCTAGCGCTACCAGATTGGGATCGGCTGCAATATCGACAAAGGTGGCACCGCCTGCTGCGGCCGCTTGCACCACAGCCCCCACGCGATTGGCGTCGCGGTTGCTCAGGCCGCTAATGACTTTGAAGGCGCGCCGTTGCGCTAACGCTTGCTGCAGTTGCGAATGCATCATCGTGTCGCTCGCTTCAACCGACCTCGGCCCCAATTCTAGCCATCGCGGGCCGCGATATTGCCCTCGGCCCCGTCCGAGTTCGAGTGGCTCGGGGCCGCTCGCTTGCGGGCGCGAACTTGCTGCCACAGCGACTCCACCTCCGCTTGCAAATGGAGCAGCTTGGCGTGCTGCTCGGCTTTGTAGATCGACTTTTCGATCTTGCGCAAGCGCGCATTGTGGTTGAACTCTGCCGGCAGCTTGGGCAGCGACGGCCACCGGTCAAACGGGACAGGCGATCGCGGTGACATCGGGCAGCAGTTCGTTCGGACTTAGTTCCCCCATTGTACCGAGGGGGCCGGCCGGCGCTATTGCTGCGTCGGTTCTTTGGACGGTTGCTCGCTGTTGGCCGTGGCGCCCGTGGGGGACTCAGCCTCGCCGGTCGCTGCCAAGGTTTTGCTCAGCCGCAGCCCGTACATGTAGACGCGCAGGTCCTCGCCCACTTTGCCCGCTAGCAAAAAGCAACCCAGCAGGTTGGGCACCGACATCCCCAGCAGCATCATGTCGCTAAAGTCCAGCACGGCGCCCAGATTGACCACCGACCCGATGAAAACAAACACCACGAACACGACTTTGAACGCCAAGGTGCTGCCATCGCCGAACAGATAGATCCAGGCTTGCTCGCCGTAATAGCTCCAGGAGATGATGTTGGAGAAGGCAAACAGCAGCACGGCGCCTGCCAGCGCTACCGGCAACCAGCCCGCCACCGTGCCGAAAGCAGCGGCCGTGAGCTCGACGCCATCGGCCTGGGCGGCAGCGCTGCCCTGATACACCCCCGTCACCACAATCGAGAGCGCCGTGAGGTTGCAGATGATGATGGTGTCTACTAGCGGCTCCAGCGAGGCCACCATGCCTTCCCGCACGGGTTCTTTGTTGCGCGTGGCCGAGTGAGCGATCGCCGCCGAGCCGATGCCGGCCCCGTTGGAAAAGGCAGCCCGCCGGATGCCTTGCACCAGCACCCCGACAAAGCCCCCCTGCACGGCCTCGGGCGAGACAGACTGCTCGAGCATGATGGCGAGCGCCTCCGGCACGATTGCGGCGTGGTCGATCAAAATCCAGATGCAGCCGCCGACGTAGCCCAGTACCACCACCGGCACCAAGCGGCTGGTCACGGCCCCAATGCGGCTGATGCCGCCAACGATCACCACCCCCACCAGAAAGGCAATGGCAAAGCCATAGAGCCAGCTGCGCTCGGCCAGATAGGGCACGACATTGGCCAGGGCCGCGTAGGATTGGTTGGCCTGGAACATGTTGCCTGCCCCCAGCGAAGCCGCCACGCACAGCAGGGCAAACAGCACGGCCAAGCTTTTGCCCAGCGTGGGCCAGCCCAGCTCGGCAATGCCGTTGGCGAGGTAGTACATGGGCCCGCCTGCGACCGTGCCGTCCGAGCGCACCAGGCGGTACTTTTGAGCCAAGGTGCACTCGACGAACTTGCTCGACATGCCCAAAAAGCCGGCCAGGATCATCCAAATGACGGCGCCGGGGCCGCCGAGCTGAATGGCGATCGCCGAGCCGGCAATGCTGCCCAGCCCCACCGTGGCCGAGAGTGCAGTCGAGGCCGCCTGGAACGGCGAGACCTCGCCTTCCCCCGGACCGCCACCGCTGGTGTCTTCCTTGCCAAACAGCACCTTGAGCGCGTGCCGGAAGCCGCGCAGGTTAATAAAGCCGGTGCGCAGAGTGAAATAGATCCCGCCCAGCAGCAGCCACAGTACGATCAGCGGGACGCCGGCCACCTCAAAGAAAAAAA
The window above is part of the Cyanobacteria bacterium QS_8_64_29 genome. Proteins encoded here:
- a CDS encoding CoA-binding protein, giving the protein MSAQPFDPQSRVLIQGINEPLGAHYAAQMQAYGTPVVAGTQPGWGGGEQAEIPVFDLVAQAIEAVGPIETSLVFAHPYWVLDAALEAITAGIRQIVLVTGGVPPLDLVRLFRKAEATQTLLLGPGSAGTIRPNSALLGTSDPQFYQAGSVGIISRSNGLTNEVARQLSQASLGQSLALNLGTDALYGSSFRHWLSVLEQDPDTKAIVLVGQPGSGDEEAAAAVAAELTKPVFAYVPGARVKINRRSGEATAIVAARLSVPLPETSTAKQKVAALERAQVTVAKQPSQLPQLLEKTLKERQKKK
- a CDS encoding ATPase, which codes for MDLLEYQAKELFGEVGIPVLPSQRIDDPRSLKRLQIPYPVVLKSQVHAGGRGQVGGVRFVENTIDAIAAARSIFNLPILGEYPQVLLAEARYDAEQEFLLAVVLDYQRQCLVLLGSVQGGMGPESVVEQLQSVVVDDDFSPFYARHLAIRMGLSGDRIQAISTVIEKMYQLLVDKDLNSVEINPLGIGPDSEVMALDGKVKANDSAIARHADLRSLAAPQQVQAADAVPAEGEPPPPRDLDWSDGARANIGAIANDWGLALATWDLLALHRGKLACCLLVGDRVPGNLPPETAAIRQLEQTLMQLAATPQVEVILVNLTCGPAASEAAGEAIANLLQVPADAEASSEHCQYVIRLVGGDLGPFQERLAELPVHWMADGEEAIRQAASLAKSR
- a CDS encoding iron export ABC transporter permease subunit FetB, giving the protein MADWLTLEPLDLALALVPMGGALALSSWQRLELEGQIVLATGRACLQLAALGYALGAVFVLDAPWAVALALAVMITVAALAARNRISRRLPRLLPLNWGALLASSTLTLGYVLVAIGQPPSWHEPQYLIPLAGMTVGNAASSATVAGERLVDTLSRSRSAIETHLSLGATPRQAATPYRQAAVRAGMLPALNQMSVVGLATLPGLLAGQLLGGIDPLNAAAYQGLVLVMQAAASAVATLLVAEGVYRQFFNRNAQLIDPR
- a CDS encoding Cys/Met metabolism pyridoxal-phosphate-dependent enzyme, with the translated sequence MTTAINATAVPLVDLQRQHAQLGNALEEAVAEVLHAGRYVGGEAVAGFERQLAAELGVAECASCNSGTDALYLALRALGIGSGDEVITTPFTFIATAEAIAAAGATPVFVDIEPGSFNLDLSQLEAAIGPRTRVVLPVHLFGQPVNMTRLLAIARAHRLYTIEDCAQAAGAQWQGYPVGSLGDVGCFSFFPTKNLGACGDGGAITTNDPALAARFRQLADHGREQGYYHTLTGTNSRLDTLQAAILQVKLPYLARWNQQRRELAAGYQRALRSRSELGLPREPAGGRSVWNQYTVRVPGSDRRDRLRQALHERGIGTAVYYPLPLHRQPAYAHLGYRPGQLPAAERAAREVLSLPLFPGLTAQEQQHVAACLHASWQALAA
- a CDS encoding DUF561 domain-containing protein, producing the protein MHSQLQQALAQRRAFKVISGLSNRDANRVGAVVQAAAAGGATFVDIAADPNLVALARKLTNLPVCASAVEAAALERAVEAGADAIEIGNFDSFYAQGYRFEADDVLALTRQTRERLPEATLSVTVPHILALDEQAQLAEQLVAQGADLIQTEGGTSSTPERSGTTGLIEKAAPTLAATYTIAQAVSVPVLCASGLSRVTAPMAIAAGASGVGIGSAINQLDSEVAMVAAVRDVAEALTGCSAPHLQAREP
- a CDS encoding alanine glycine permease → MPFGASLPLPLAPLAGRLSESGVWLPGQLQPLPVGAAEADGFQLPPYLDRESSLSAIERLDSFFSQAVAAIETVFFFEVAGVPLIVLWLLLGGIYFTLRTGFINLRGFRHALKVLFGKEDTSGGGPGEGEVSPFQAASTALSATVGLGSIAGSAIAIQLGGPGAVIWMILAGFLGMSSKFVECTLAQKYRLVRSDGTVAGGPMYYLANGIAELGWPTLGKSLAVLFALLCVAASLGAGNMFQANQSYAALANVVPYLAERSWLYGFAIAFLVGVVIVGGISRIGAVTSRLVPVVVLGYVGGCIWILIDHAAIVPEALAIMLEQSVSPEAVQGGFVGVLVQGIRRAAFSNGAGIGSAAIAHSATRNKEPVREGMVASLEPLVDTIIICNLTALSIVVTGVYQGSAAAQADGVELTAAAFGTVAGWLPVALAGAVLLFAFSNIISWSYYGEQAWIYLFGDGSTLAFKVVFVVFVFIGSVVNLGAVLDFSDMMLLGMSVPNLLGCFLLAGKVGEDLRVYMYGLRLSKTLAATGEAESPTGATANSEQPSKEPTQQ